In a genomic window of Pelecanus crispus isolate bPelCri1 chromosome 1, bPelCri1.pri, whole genome shotgun sequence:
- the TXNDC9 gene encoding thioredoxin domain-containing protein 9, with translation MAADTSVEILQKVLENEILQTTKVVEEHLDAEIQKLDQMDEDELECLKQRRLEALKKAQQQKQEWLSKGHGEYREIPSERDFFQEVKESKNVVCHFYRDTTFRCQIMDKHLTLLAKKHVETKFLKLNAEKSPFLCERLRIKVIPTLALVKDGKTQDYVVGFTDLGNTDDFTTETLEWRLGCADVINYSGNLMDPPFQSQKKFGTSFTKLDKKTIRGKKYDSDSDDD, from the exons ATGGCTGCTGATACCTCTGttgaaatacttcagaaagTTCTGGAGAATGAAATACTTCAGACTACCAAGGTTGTGGAAGAACATCTGGATGCCGAAATTCAGAAGCTGGACCAAATGGATGAAGATGAATTGGAATGCCTTAAACAAAGGCGGCTTGAGGCACTGAAAAAGgcccagcagcagaaacaa GAGTGGCTTTCAAAAGGACATGGAGAATACAGAGAAATCCCAAGTGAGAGAGACTTTTTCCAAGAAgtcaaagaaagtaaaaacgTGGTTTGCCATTTCTACAGAGATACAACTTTCAG gtGCCAAATAATGGACAAACACTTGACTCTATTGGCAAAAAAGCATGTTGAGACAAAATTCTTGaaattaaatgctgaaaaatctCCTTTCTTGTGTGAGAGACTGCGCATCAAAGTAATTCCCACTCTAGCACTAGtaaaagatggaaaaacacAAGACTATGTTGTGGGCTTTACTGATCTCGGTAACACTGATGACTTTACTACAGAGACCTTAGAATGGAGATTAGGCTGTGCAGATGTAATTAATTACAG TGGAAACTTGATGGACCCACCTTTTCAAAGTCAAAAGAAATTTGGAACAAGCTTTACGAAGTTGGATAAGAAGACcatcagaggaaagaaatatgaTTCAGATTCTGATGATGACTAG